The genomic window ATTTGAGGCATTTGAAAAAACTTTAGACTATGTGCAACGATACGCGCCGACAAACCCTATTGTGGCAATATGTGATTTTACCAAGCCTTCTTCAGAAAAAAGATTCTTTTTAGTTGACTTAGAAAATAAAAAACTGCTGATTTCATCTCTGGTTGCTCATGGACGAAATTCTGGTACATTGGTTGCCAACTCGTTTTCTAACAGAATTCAAAGTCTTCAAACAAGTCTTGGAGCCTATCTTGTCCTCAACAAAATCATCAGCCCGAAACATGGACGCGCATTATTGTTGGATGGTCTTGACAAAGGTCTGAACGACAATGCTAGGAAAAGAGAAATTATCATGCATGCTGCCGATTATGTCAGCGAAGACTATATCAAGAAGTATGGAAGACTGGGTAGAAGTTTTGGTTGTCCAGCTTTACCACAAGACATTATGGATCAATGTTTGGACAAATTGAATGAAGGCAGTATTTTGTACATTTACGCAAAACCCTAATCAACAATAAACGGTTATTTTTTTCTGTTTTTTTGTATTTTTATACTGTGATTGAATGATCTGT from Saprospiraceae bacterium includes these protein-coding regions:
- a CDS encoding murein L,D-transpeptidase catalytic domain family protein gives rise to the protein MVGIVFWSLFSLFYSHHSDILTGTPCIEVPETNAISLAYQSCGLDGLLSFEAFEKTLDYVQRYAPTNPIVAICDFTKPSSEKRFFLVDLENKKLLISSLVAHGRNSGTLVANSFSNRIQSLQTSLGAYLVLNKIISPKHGRALLLDGLDKGLNDNARKREIIMHAADYVSEDYIKKYGRLGRSFGCPALPQDIMDQCLDKLNEGSILYIYAKP